Proteins from one Oncorhynchus tshawytscha isolate Ot180627B linkage group LG16, Otsh_v2.0, whole genome shotgun sequence genomic window:
- the slc35c2 gene encoding solute carrier family 35 member C2 has protein sequence MACPVQFLCRAVRTVGLVLVYYVFSIGITFYNKWLMKGFHYPLFMTLLHLTIIFCLSTLTRSAMQCWTGKPRVMLNWTDYLTKVAPVAIATALDIGLSNWSFLFITISLYTMTKSSAVLFILFFSLVFKLEHPNPYLIVVVLLIASGLFMFTFKSTQFNLKGFIMVLLASFIGGIRWTLTQVLMQKAELGLQNPIDTMYHLQPLMFMGLFPLFLFNEGLSLSTSEKLFRVNELSPLLYTLVMLSIGGSLAFGLGFSEFLLVSKTSSLTLSIAGIFKEACTLLLAAGLMGDRMSGLNLMGFAVCVSGISLHVGLKTYYSKSKIHSLRQLPVKNSQDLEVPLLCHKEDEGEETAAADDDDDDKEQEILL, from the exons ATGGCTTGCCCTGTCCAGTTCCTATGCCGGGCTGTCCGCACTGTGGGCCTGGTCCTCGTTTACTATGTCTTCTCCATCGGCATCACCTTTTATAACAAGTGGCTGATGAAG ggCTTCCACTACCCACTGTTTATGACGCTGCTCCACCTCACCATAAtattctgtctctctaccctgACCCGCTCGGCCATGCAATGCTGGACAGGGAAGCCTCGGGTCATGTTGAACTGGACAGACTACCTCACAAAGGTTGCCCCAGTCG CCATTGCAACAGCGCTGGACATTGGACTCTCCAATTGGAGCTTCCTCTTCATCACCATCAgctt GTACACAATGACCAAGTCTTCTGCAGTGctcttcatcctcttcttctcattggtttTTAAACTAGAGCATCCG AACCCATACCTGATCGTGGTGGTCCTTCTGATAGCCAGCGGCCTGTTCATGTTCACCTTCAAGTCGACCCAGTTCAACCTGAAGGGCTTCATCATGGTACTGCTTGCATCGTTCATCGGTGGGATCCGGTGGACCCTCACGCAGGTCCTGATGCAGAAAGCAGAGCTGG GGCTCCAGAACCCAATAGACACCATGTACCATCTACAGCCGCTCATGTTCATGGGACTCTTCCCGCTCTTCCTCTTCAACGAAG GGCTGAGCCTAAGTACCTCAGAGAAGCTGTTCCGTGTGAATgagctctctcccctgctctacaCTCTGGTCATGCTGAGTATAGGCGGATCACTGGCCTTTGGCCTGGGCTTCTCTGAGTTCCTGCTAGTCTCAAAGACCTCCAGTCTCACTTTATCCATAGCAGGGATCTTTAAG GAGGCGTGTACTCTGCTGCTGGCAGCAGGCCTGATGGGGGACAGGATGAGTGGACTCAACTTGATGGGTTTCGCTGTCTGTGTTTCTGGCATCTCCCTGCATGTGGGGCTGAAGACCTACTATTCCAAAA GTAAAATTCACTCGTTGAGACAGCTGCCCGTTAAAAACAGCCAAGACCTGGAAGTACCACTATTATGTCATAAGGAAgacgagggggaggagacagctgctgctgatgatgatgatgatgataaagaGCAGGAGATTCTACTCTGA
- the taf13 gene encoding transcription initiation factor TFIID subunit 13, with protein sequence MAEEEDEAGFDEDLDDGAGGADGNHGKRKRLFSKELRCMMYGFGDDQNPYTESVDILEDLVIEFVTEMTHKAMSIGRQGRVQVEDIVFLIRKDPRKFARVKDLLTMNEELKRARKAFDEANYGS encoded by the coding sequence ATGGCGGAGGAGGAAGACGAAGCTGGTTTTGACGAGGATTTGGATGACGGGGCGGGTGGAGCCGATGGGAACCACGGCAAAAGGAAAAGGCTGTTCTCTAAAGAACTTCGGTGTATGATGTATGGATTTGGAGATGACCAGAATCCCTACACCGAGTCGGTGGACATCCTGGAGGACCTTGTGATCGAGTTCGTCACGGAGATGACACACAAAGCCATGTCCATCGGACGCCAGGGCCGTGTCCAGGTGGAGGACATTGTTTTCCTTATCCGGAAAGATCCAAGGAAGTTTGCCCGAGTGAAAGACCTCTTGACGATGAACGAGGAGCTGAAGAGAGCCCGCAAGGCCTTTGATGAAGCGAACTATGGCTCTTAG
- the LOC112216006 gene encoding troponin C, skeletal muscle, producing MTDAQQEARSFLSEEMLNEFKAAFDMFDTDGGGDISTKELGQVMRMLGQNPTREELDEIIEEVDEDGSGTIDFEEFLVMMVRLLKEDQAGKSEEELAECFRVFDKNADGYIDREEFAIIIRSTGEQISEEEIDELLKDGDKNADGMLDFDEFLKMMENVQ from the exons ATG ACTGATGCACAACAGGAGGCCCGCTCATTCTTGAGCGAGGAGATGCTTAACG AATTCAAGGCTGCCTTCGACATGTTCGACACCGACGGTGGCGGCGATATCAGTACCAAGGAGTTGGGTCAGGTCATGAGGATGTTGGGCCAGAACCCGACAAGAGAGGAGTTGGATGAAATCATTGAGGAGGTCGATGAGGATG GCAGCGGCACCATCGACTTCGAGGAGTTCTTGGTCATGATGGTGAGGCTCTTAAAGGAGGACCAGGCCGGAAAGTCTGAGGAAGAGTTGGCGGAATGTTTCCGTGTGTTCGACAA GAATGCCGACGGCTACATCGACAGAGAAGAGTTTGCCATCATCATCCGCAGCACAGGCGAGCAAATCTCAGAGGAGGAGATTGATGAGCTGCTGAAGGATGGAGACAAGAACGCTGATGGCATGCTGGACTTTGATG AATTCCTCAAGATGATGGAAAATGTGCAGTAA